In the genome of Trypanosoma brucei gambiense DAL972 chromosome 4, complete sequence, the window AACGGGGCGGCTGACATCTGTGGAGCCCAACATGCAGGCCCTACCGCGGTCCACGCAACTTGTAGCAACCCACGAGAAAAATAACACTAACGATGCCGACTCTGAAAATGGCAACTACGAAAACATCAACGGTGATGTTAACGCTGCCGATGCTGGAGGAAACGAGAGCGATGGCCCCGTGCAAGAGAAGGAGGTGAGTTTCATACGCCGCTGTTTAGGGGCGCCCGACGGGTATTCGTTGGTCTCGCTGGACTATGAACAGGTAGAGCTACGAGTGTTGGCACATCTATCGGGCGATTCAGCTCTTATCAATGTTCTCACGAAATCTGGAGACATCCACCGCTCGATTGCTGAGATTATATTCCGCAAAACAAGCGTTACCGGCGAGGAACGAAGCCTTGCCAAAAAAGTGGTGTTCGGTATACTCTACGGTGCGGGACCGCGCGGACTGGCGCAACAAATGGGCGTGTCTGTGGAGCAGGCGCTGCGTGTGTCTTCACTCTTTAAATCATGTTTTCCCACCGTTGACGCGTACCAGCGGCGCATCATTGATCAGTGTCGAAGTGACGGTTCCGTGCGAACGCTGAGCGGCCGTGTCCGATCTATACCTGACATAAACGATCGCGTGCTTACGAAACGCTCCCATGCGGAACGTCAGGCCTTCAACACCGTCGTGCAGGGAAGTGCCGCGGATGTGATGAAGTTGGGCATGATCGCCGTGGAGCGTGAGGTGCTGCAACCCCATGCACCTGATGTTCGGTTGCTCCTACAGGTTCACGATGAAATTATCTTATCCGTCCCCAACCACATGCTCCACAGCATCGTGCCGGCTGCAATGCATGCCTTCGCACATCCTATTTCACTGCTGGTGCCGCTGCTTGTCACAACAAAAGTCGGGCGGCTGTTAGGTGATTTGGAGGAATGGACAGTGGATCATGCACTAGGACTGCGGGTGCCGAGTTGAAGCATTGTGATAAAAGGCAGCAAGTGGCTTAGTAGCGTAGAGAAAGGATAGTGGAGGTTCCATAATAGCCGTAAATAAATCGGTTTTaggaaacagaaacacacaGAAGGCAATCGATAGAAGCGAGATATTGCAACAACTTCCCCTCTCTAGGTCGTGcattccctttccctctagGTAAGTGTGTGGTTTGGCTATCTATCGCTATtcgctctttcttttttttttacatctTTGCTTCATCTTCACTGAGATGATCCCTTCCTTTATATTTTCACCCTCGTTGCTCTTCCATGAGGGCGTCGCACTAGTGTTTGTTTGGCACTATGTTGCATAATATGAATGGTTGCAGAGTTTCTTGGCATGTGTTGGCGAGGTAACAATTCAGTGGTGAGGGCTGAAGAAGAGTCGTCCTTCCATTTGTTAATTGTGCCTCGCTTACTGCGTTATtttgctcttccttttcGCTCTTTtggtgcttcttttttcgaaaaaaaaaaatttcattTCATACGCTCACTTGCCATTCACCTGTGTAGATGTGTATATGAATCACCACTATTTCTATTTGTCATATCGATAATAACTCCTAAGAATGCGCAATGAGTAGTCACGGTGTACAGAAAGTCAAAAGTCAGCGGATGCCGCGCTGAACTGCCTTTCTTAACCTGCTGCTCTGcgcaattttttctttttcttttttgcctccaTAGTTTCTGAACTGTAGCTTCGCTATAGTTGCATCAGAGTAGGGATGTTACTTGCGGAAATTTaaatataaaggaaaaaacaagaaaaaaaagagagaatttATTGCTTGGAGTTATATTTcttatatatgtttttcatAGCAACAGTAATATGCACTGGcttacaggaaaaaaaaagagagagagagacaagaggaaaaacatCTCAGAAAGTTTATGTCCGAGgtattggaaaaaaaaaaaagaaaggtaggAAGAAGGGCACGTACGcatgaaaacagaaaagaaaagaaaactttTTTTGCCAGCTTCCACCGCCAGATATTAACTTTTGTCAATATATTACTGTCATCACGTATACTTTCTTATTATTGACGACAGCTGGGTCCTCTCTTGTTAATGCTCATGTTGTCTTATCTTCGTTCGGTTGGTTGGGTGCATTTGgtactttaaaaaaaaaaaaggaaagagaagcgaGAAATCAtgtgaggaggaaagaagtcCTGTGGCCATGTCCAAAACAATATTCTTTATTGCGGGAGTCTGCACCTCCTTTCAAGAAgtacatttttcttcttgcttaCATTTGTTAATCCAGTAAGTGCAAGCCGTCAAGGGGTGAGAGGAGTGgcacgtacatatatattatatatatatatatatatataatagcGGAAAGATTCTCATGAATGCGCGCGATGAACTGGTAGAGCAACTTTCTATTGCCCTTTCAGATATTGAGCAGCTCCAACCCTGCACCGACACTGCATTAGACGCCGAGTTACTTGGCGCTGTAGCGGATTACATTGAGTCAGGTGTGAATGCCGAAGCAACGCTGAAACGACTGCGCGGTACCCTCGCACAAGTggcaaaaaaagggagtgtaCCGCAGGCCCCGGTACAggtcaaaaaggaaagcgagggcgaagaaaaagagatgaaTGGAAACGGTGCTGTTAGCGTCCCCGTGCTCACAGCAGAGGAATTAGGAAGACAACGGGCACAGCTCATTTTGAGAGATATTCTGAAAGAACGGTATGCCAGAcattagggttagggttacgGTGTGTGGAATACGGAAAAGAGGTGGTGATTGAGACTCATAACGCAGCAATAGTGCGGATGTAGTGAACatacgtatatgtatatatgtttgtatatatatatatatatatcaggCTACATCACAGTTGTTTGGGTTCCGTATTTGTATCAAACCCCCATGCAAAAGCTTGCCGTACGGGTGGGATGCAACGTATATTCGCCGTGACCAGGAACCGCATCAACTCGTAGTTGGGGTGGCAGTGTACGGCATTCTCGTGAAATGTGGCGACAGTTGAAGTGAGTGGAAGCATGGAACATCTTGAAGCATTAAGGTATCGTGGTAGCTGCAGTAACCTTTCCTCCTTGATATACGATTGCGTGTTTGTGGCGCCTTgcagaaatttaaaaaaaaaaaaactgttgtTAATACCTCCTCGGGTTTGGCGAAAGGCCTGCAAACCTTAGCACTGTGAAAACGAAGTGTGTCGTTCGATCAACCCAAGCAATGATCTCACATACCGTCTTGTGCTGTAAGGAGGTTGAAGGACTTCGTTAATTGTGGACCTCAATGTCGAAACCAGGCCATGTCTTTAAGACTCTGCGTTGCAGTTGGTGCAGttatttatcattattttttcggTTGTTGGGTTGTTCCATTCCGTTGGTGATGTCACCGATTTCCCTTTATTGTGCGGAGAAATGGCAGGTGAAGCTCATGATGAACTGCAAGGGAACATTATGTTCTAATCTTCTCTCCGTCAGGTGGTGCTCCCGTACTATTGTGTTGTCACTGCCattactttcccccttaaGTCCTTAACGCTGTGGCtgcccttccttccttcaaaaataataataataataataaatcatttctcctctttgaCCCTTAACCCAATAATGTGAATCACTCAATAGCGTGTGGCATGACAACATATGGTCACCGTCCTGAACACATGTTGCACGCATGGCGTACATTAGGCCTCCGCGCGAATCCCACATACGAGGAGATACGCGCTGCTTACCGTAGACTTGCTTTCGCCACTCACCCCGATCGCTCAAATGAGCCTGGCACGAAGGAACGCTTCCAAAAGTTGCAAGCGGCTTACGAAGCAGCAGTGGAGAATTGCAGACGTATGGCAGCCTTAGGAGGGTACAGGCTTAGTGGTGATGCTGCAAACTTTGACTGGCGGGCTGAGGTTGCTCGTGTGCGGGAAGCGTGGGCGCGGAAACACGGTTTAGGGTCAGATGCTgcggaagaagaggaagaggaaaccacggcaagaaaaaaaaggcagcagactaaaacagcagcgaaaggaacaaaaacggCAAAGCCGGCGTCGGCGTCGGCGGCACCGGATTTCTCCGGGACAAACTCCCCCACCCCAGCGAGGGGCCGCAAGAAGGCCTCACCACGAAACAGCAGGCGACAACAGAAACGTGGGAGCGCGACGACTTCACGCTGGTCGAAGCCTGttgcaaacaaaaagggtaAGCCGAAACCGCCCTTTactctcttttcttcgccACGTAGTCCCCCGCCACCCGCAAGCAGAGGTGCTGATGGAGTGGTGGGAGAAAATAAGTCGTTAAACACCTCTCGAGCGGGTTCCCCCGGCGCCACAACATCGCACACATCAGAGAGGCGCGCACAAGTCGTGAGGAGGCGCCGTCGCTGTTTCCTGTCAAATGAGGACAAAATGATTTGCCGTCTAATGGCGGTTGAGGCAGCGCGGCGCTTAGCGTTGTACGTTTTTGAAGGGGCAACACGACGAATCATATCACAAATGCTCGCAGAAGTGCGAATTCGCTGTGCTATAAAGCAATTTGAGGATCTGGCATGGAAAAAATTAGTCAAATACGTGCAGCTTGGACCTAACGACGCCCTTGTGCGTCACAAGGGTAAGCGGCGAATTGTGGCATAGAGCGCCGTTTGAGCGTGTGATTGGGGTTATCTGACgcaactttctttttatttcttacgTGTCTTCCCctaagcacacacacacacgcacacaaacctTCTCCCAGCTGTGTCTGTTTCCGGATagtggggagggaaaaaagagtggcTCTGTCAATCTGATTTGAATAACGCCTCTATCGAGGATTTGGCATGGCCTCATCCGAAGCTGCGGGAGGTTCGTACGGCGCTGTTTCACGGATGCCGCGGAAGGGCGATCCATAGAGGAACGCatattgttcctttttttttttcctcctcctcccctttaTATTGTGTCCCGTTTGTCCCCTTATCACCTCTCATAATAGTTGTAGTGTTCTTGTTTGCAAATGCATCCCGTTCCGACGTGTGTCTTAGGCAAAGGAAAGATGCTGTGTGGAAATGTGAATTGGTATCGTCAAGTAACTGCGGTACTGCAGATAAGTTTCGTGGCATTAGTCTTGTTCataatccttttttttcttttcattcgtTGACGAGAATTAAGAGAGGGAGTTGGGAAGAGCGGCTCATCAGTCCGAAGAGTAAAAAATTAGCGTATTTCATCGCTTACATAAGGTGGCCACATAGATGAGTAAATAGACGTGGTAGCGCCTGTCAGTGGGTATATAGTGTCTTCGTTTCTTAAGGGGGTAAACATCTCCGTAATATTTATCCTACTTCAAGAGGAGGAACTCTCTAACCCCCTTATACAAACAAGaatgaaagagggaaagaataagagagaaagagagagagagagagtgtgtgtgtgtgtgtgtgtgatggaaAGGGGGTTGAGCCCCATTTTGTGACTCGCAAGTCTCGTTTCaccgtttgtgtttttttttttcctctgctGCCGGGTTTACAACCACAATTACCACGTACACCTCGTCCCCAGCTGTGGTTGTGGCTCCCTACTTCACcatcttcccccccccataCATACACTTGTATTCGTTGTATGTTATGTTCTTATTAACTTTTATTGTTCCTGTGTTGGCGGAAACGGCTGCATACATGTATAAACATGAAATCCCttcgtatcttccttctttgcatCTCTACCACCTGAAAGACACCATCACCGTCTCCGCTGTGTTCATTAGGTGGTGTGTCTCAGTAGCGGCAGAAATGGGGCTCGTGCACAGTGACTCGCAGCCGTCTGCATGGAGCTCACACATAAATTGGTTTAAGTCCTTTGGTTTCGGTGCCTCTCAAGATGATGATATCTTGGGCTCACCAGTCAGTAGAGGTGAACTGCAGGCCGCGGAACAAATACAGACGGAGTTTACCAGCCTCGACCACGAGGCGGAGTACGTCAATGAAAGGCTACGAAGGTGTGAGGAGGCATTAGTGGCAGTgttggaaaaagagaaaattcTGAGTCAAGGTGTGGAAGCGATCATGATGGAGATGCATGACTATACTGCTGCGGGAGGGTCCGAGTGGAGCGAAAGTGACCTGGAGAGGTTTCGTGAAAATCAACAAAGTGTTGACTCGGTGTTGAAGATACTCGAAGAGATCcgggagaaaagggaacaccTGCAGCAGCGTATCTTCAAAACAGAAGTTTACTCACGGCTCTTGGAGGCAGAGCGGAAGGAAGCGGAGAAGACGTTGGATGCCGTGAGGAGAAGTGTGGGGGATCGCACAGGATACATCGCCGTggagggaggaaatgaaAGTGCTTTGGTCATCCCACCCGCACCACTGGTTGTGAGTATTGTTGAAGAATTTAGGAACGAGGTGGTGAATGAGGAGCCGTCAAGCACGCTGGCGTCATTAATCTGATTGCTACTTGCTATGCGCCGTCAGGCGGGGGTGTGCACGCGGACACCTCTGTGATCGTTTGGTGTGTAAGTGGTGTAAATCCATCATTCGTGATTTGTTGGGTTACAAGTACTGGGTTACCCGGAATCTTCCCTGCTGTATCCGGGAAAGTTTTGCTTTACCTATCTGTATATTTACAtgaggatatatatatatatatatatacgtgtaggcaagtgtgtgtgtgtgtgtgtgtcgttTTATTGGGGAACTGAAGGGTGGTCACTTCGTTATGCAATCTAATCGTAGACATCAACATTggtcttctcttctttattACTTATAAAAAGAAGCACCTGTAGCGCGCCGTTTCCTGTTGGGCGGATATACGGCAGAGGAATGTCTCTTTCCCTGAATTGTAGGGATGATTCACTAACTCCTGTTCCAAGAAGCTCTGGGGAGACTGCAAGTAATGTGTACACAGTTGAGCAGTACACAAAACTTCTTTCCAAATACGAGGCGGCTCGGCGTCACATTGCTCAACTAGAGGGAAAGGTGGCATTACTACGGCAACAGTCAAATAGTGGGGGTGATAAACAACCTCTCTCACCCAGGTCACAAGGCTACGGATGTGGGACGGAATACACTCCATCTAGGGAGGAGTTTCAGCAAGTAATAGATTGGAACAAGGAACTTGTCAGTACCGTGGAGACGCAACGGTGCGAATTGGTGAGAATGGATACCGAAAATAAATTGCAGGTGGTTATGTTGAACGATGAGCTGAAGAGGCTGCAGGAGACGTGTGCTCGGCTTCAGCAGGAGAATGACAGACTGAAGTCAAGTGTTGTTGACGACATTCTTCAACGGCGTCGCAAAGCTCGCGCGGAGCTGGCAACAGAAAGGTCCAGACGCATTTGTGTTGTCCGGGCTGCCGGTAGAGGCCGACTGGAGCAGCTTGAAGGGGTACTGATGGCGTCACATGACGACATGTATTTCCAACCTCGCTTCGACTCGTTAAGGCTCCCGTTGCATGATGCAACTTTCGTCGTTCACACTGTGGCCAGTGTAACGTATCCCCTCCGAGGGACAGAGGGTTTTACCATGGGTGTGTACCATGAACTTTTGAAGGACCTCGCGGTGAAGCACAACGGCCATCACGTTTGCTTCGAAGGACACCTTCAGGTGTTTGTCTTTTATTGTGCAACTCACGCCCTGAGGTTTGCGGGGGAGTGTCACTCGGCCCTTCTGAAAGTTGACTGGCCAGCGCGCACAATAAAGATCCCTCACTTTGCACCCGTCACGGACTTTGGTGAATTGATTTACAGTGGCCCACGCATTCACACGTGCCTGTACACGTGCAGCCCGGGGGTGGAAGTAGATCCAATCACTGGCTCCTGGTTGTACTACGGAAAGGAAGTTCGTGATGCGTTGGTGACAACGCTTGAGGAAGCACCAGTCGGCGAAATTGTAGCCAACAAAAAGTGGTGTTCAATGTTCTCGAGGGAGCACGACATCACAAACGAGACGACCACCACGGATCATCTAACTATTCAATCCGTCCGAGCAAAATTAGGCGCCCAGTGGAGTATCGTGCCCGTAAACGATTCTCCCAATGAACTTTTCTGTTCCATTCTTCCCGCGTTCCTGGAACGGCGCCGTGGAATACCGCCGTACATGGTTGACCCAGTACCTCGTTTTGCGCGTAAAATAATAGATGTGAAGGAAGTTGTGCCTGACGTCATCGGGGTAATGAAGGGAGTCGGACCCGTGAGTTTGGCAGGGGCTACTCAGCAGGGACAACAACCCGCACCCGCCAATGGTTGGGTGGATCATCTCAACACCTTGTCCCCTAGTGAAGAGGGAGTAGGTGATAAGGTGCTCTCACTACTAATAATGAAGAACGAAAAGGATAGGGCTCAGCACGAGTGGCTTAAACTCCAGGAAGTAAGTGCCTATCATGAAAGAGTTGCCATGGAGGGAGAAGATCGATACATCCATCGATTTCGGCCGATTATGCCGGGGCAACCTTGTTTCGTATGCACGGTTGATATCGGCGAAAACGAGGCGTGGCAACAGGTCATTGGTGGAAAGCTAAGTGTTAATGAAAAGCTTGACTTACATGACCGGCTTCACTGTGAGGTAGTGGCGTGCGGAGATAGAAACGACGGACTCTACGTGAATGGAAACAGTCGCGATGTGGTGACATTTGCATTTCACCAGGCATGTCAGGCCCTTCGCTTCGCAGCCCAGGCGTATGCGTCTGTGAGCAAGTCGTGTGaactaaagaaaacaacaacgtgTATTGTACGAGCAGGGATCGCCGTGGGAGAGATTCATACGATAGGTCATGGTTCCAGTAGGGCATTGAAGGGCCGCACCAGTGATGATGGTGAAGCCGGTAACACTGGATCAGGAGGAAGGATGGGCAGCATGAGGTTATGCGCGGGGGTGGCGGTGACCCTGTCAGCCAAGTTGTGCGATATTGCCCGCGGCGGTGAAATTATTGCCTCGGCAGGTGTAGTAGACAGCTTCTACACAAAAAAGTCTAACGTCATAAGTGATGAATACAACATTCTACGCTACGGAGTGCGATTCCTCGGAGAGGGCTCAACCCTGACAGATATCTACTCTATTTTGCCCAAGGAATATGCCTACCGTCGCCAACAGCAAATGGG includes:
- a CDS encoding chaperone protein DNAj, putative; the encoded protein is MTTYGHRPEHMLHAWRTLGLRANPTYEEIRAAYRRLAFATHPDRSNEPGTKERFQKLQAAYEAAVENCRRMAALGGYRLSGDAANFDWRAEVARVREAWARKHGLGSDAAEEEEEETTARKKRQQTKTAAKGTKTAKPASASAAPDFSGTNSPTPARGRKKASPRNSRRQQKRGSATTSRWSKPVANKKGKPKPPFTLFSSPRSPPPPASRGADGVVGENKSLNTSRAGSPGATTSHTSERRAQVVRRRRRCFLSNEDKMICRLMAVEAARRLALYVFEGATRRIISQMLAEVRIRCAIKQFEDLAWKKLVKYVQLGPNDALVRHKGKRRIVA